A window of Pyrus communis chromosome 3, drPyrComm1.1, whole genome shotgun sequence genomic DNA:
AATATCTTACCCTTATAAAGGAGTCTCTGACACAAGTTTTCCACCATACGATGTTGGGCATTTTCGCAGCATGCCCGAAACATGGATACTTGGTGGCCATGTCTTTATATGCATATTTGAAGCCCTCATGCACCCTTTTGTAGTCAGGGCATTCCAGCCCTACAGCTTTGGCTGCCATGCAATAGTAGTCACCAAGCTCCCCCTTGTAAGCTAGCAATGTGCCAGTAACATCCACAGTAATGCACCGCAACTTTGACAACAATGACATTGTAAAACTGTTTTGTAGTGAATCCCAAAAAATGAACCACTAAATGCCTATACAGGAACTTTCAGTATACGTTGGGATCAAAGCACCAAATATTGATGCAGTCAACCAACCTCTTCAAGGAGTTCCAGTTATCACTGCATTTTCACAGTAGATTTATTAGGTTATGATGTGAACGTTCCAATTACAGATACTTAGTACTGTCAAAATAGCATCAGATTCAGATTTGTAATCCTGCGGCGTTTATCTTATAGCATTACTGTCATCAGACTCGGAATTCTATACAGAGATGAAAACAACTCAAACAAATTACAAACACTCCATGAATACCACCCCGTCTAAATatcattcttttcttctttcttcctagTACAAATAAAACTAAGATGAATTTCCTACTTATGCATTGCTTCTTGGTCTACAAAACTGGAATGGAAAAAGATGACCTGCGTCAGCTATATCTACATTTCCTACTTATACATTGCTTCTTAGTatacaataacaaaaaaatgtaaaaggcACTGCTTCTCAGTTTCTAATAACATAAAAACCCCGCAAACATAAATCGGAATCAGATACAGATGCAGATCACAATCACTAATTACAAAATTACGAAGGACCAAAGCGAGTTAGCCCTTCGCCGGACACCCTTCAACAAATGACAGATGTAACAAATGCTATAAATCAAGATCAAACGATTTCTGAGTTGCATAGTTAATAGCATTAGATACTTCGTCAAAGGCACACTTAAAGCAATAATCAAACAGATAATACATcctatgttttgtttttacatAGCATCTTGATGATAACAAAATGCCCTTCCCCCAACATATAATTTTAGATTTACAAAAGCATTAAAGGATGAATCTGTAACAAATCCAACTACTATATCAGACTTCCAACTTACCCAGATGCCCAAATCACACCAAATTTTATCTGTATCATCAAAAGTTTAGCCTTTCTGTTCATCCCCAATCACCACAACTAAAAAATTACGAACTTGCCGTAAAATGCAGATATTCCAATccatttaattttaatgttCTAATTTTTCAAGAAACATCCAATATAAAGCACTCCAACAAAAGATTCCAAGCAAAGATTAAAACCGAATAAATTAATAAACACATCAGATTCTGACGGATATAGAATAATCAGAGAAAATGcagctttaaaaaaattatgagataccaaccaaatcaaactcaaatttccaccaaaataaattaataaaataaaaaatactgcGCAAGAAGAGATTTTGAAGCTTACCCAGATGCCGAAATGGGCGAGAGAATCTGAATTAGGAGAAAACGCAAAGCCGTTTATGGTTATAGAGCTTCAGCTGCACGTTCATGGAGAACgaggaaataaataaatcagTCACCTTCCTAGCTTCTCAAGCGGATTACATCACATACAGCAGGCGCAGTTAATTGTAATCTGCGTCCGCGGATTTTGGTTGACTGCTTTATTTcttggttttaaaattttcacccCGCACTTTtactatttgtttcttttcggCCCCTCCTGCTGACTTGCCGTGTGActttgtttttttcaaattgacaaaaaataaatgtcttttcaaaattatattttctgatgttttgagatttatCCGAAAATCTTGGTCAAGTTTTTCTTGACAATGCGGCATTTTAGATTACATGTTAGATACTTAATTATGATTGACTcatataatttgaatttttattttttgtccgATATCGTTGTATTCATTAAAGCAATAAACTTGTAAATAACGGGAAAGTTAAGCAGAAATTGAAAggggcatttttttttcttgatataACTATATAGTTGTACTAAGGAGtggaggaagaaatttgtatCGAACTCGCCATTtacgagattcgaacttaaaacatttcatttacaagtaaagatgaataGTATTAGACTGTACATTATTGTTTAAGCATCAAAACATTGAGAATTCCAATTAATATGGTTCAACTTCCTCTCTAATTGGAAACGACTCAAgaaaaatgctaagaagactcgCTTAAAAGTGGAACTCTTTATGGAACCTTTGTCGCTtcatattttttacataatattttataatgctgccacaaaaaattaattgaaatggtAAAGAATCCGTAGAAAATTTCACTTTGATATATTAAACATAATATAATTTCCTCTTGTATTTACTATTTAGTGGAAACATATGCTTAGGAATAAATAAAGCTGTCACACATTTTCTGCCATGATTTGGAATCTGATTGCGATGTGGCAAAAGATAAACTATTAAAGACTAAAGTCCCGATTTCTCATAGGTgaccaaaaatataaataaaaaaagaagtttAGGAGTTGCaagtataaataaatgaaatccGAGGGTCTTAGTGAAAAGTTGAAAACTATGGACGCTCGCGGGCTGGTTTGGGTTGCCTGTGGTATTGTGCACCGGGAAAACATGTTCCACGCATTCCCGGTTTCTGGTTTTTGGTCCATCCAAAGTTTCGAGACCAAAACTCGGCGTTTGGTGGCACTTAATGCGAAACCTGAAAATTAATCAGGCACCTAAAGTTAATAGGACTTTTGTCCCGGACTCTTTTCAAATCACTTTATTTTATTTGCAGATGATGCTTTAACGCAGTGCAGATTACAAACTTGGCGTTTTGACAAGAATGGTATCAGTTTTTTGTTCGTAATGCGTATTTTGGCTCGCTATCGAGAACAAGTACAGATACAAAATGAAGCGGATCTGTCTACTGTATGTTGTCAAGATGCACTACGTACCTGCTCGAGTTATGACTcatttgaaaatacttttaaaatgacttaaaatgttttttgaGTTCTAAAGCACTTCAATTGCTTTTTAGAAGAAGCACCAAATATATGTTCCTTGCAAAAAGTACTTAAGGTGTTTTTCCACGATGCACGtaaatttttactaagaattgatttcaaaaatattttcaccaaaaacgctttcagtcattttaaaaacacttccaaacgagcccttaatCACCGGAAGAGAGCTTATTCAAGATGCCTCATGTCTGTGTGCAAGAGCCAAAATCCATCATATGTTTTAGAAGAAAGTCATACAAAGTGAGGAAACATGCAATTCAAATGTTATAATGCCAAAACATTGTCTGAAAATCACGTCTAATTGGAACAAGGAAAAGCTAAGAGGCCTCGGCGGCAGGTTGAGTCACTCCACTCTTCACCAACAGTTTGCTCAGTGCATTTGGGGAGCACACCTGGTACTTCACTTTACCCGAAGGCAAGACAAAGACTTCCGCCAACTCGAGCTTATCGGATGTCAGGCTAGTGCTGTCCATTGTCTTGCTCAGCACCTTCAGCGCAAGCTCAACTGCCTCTTCTCTTGTTATTTCATCCTTGTAGTCCTGTTTCAGCATTGACTGTGCCGCCTGGTTGTTTGCCCCAATGGCTGCAGCCTTCCAACCGCCATAGTTTCCACTTGGGTCGCTCATGTACAGCTGAAAACCGTAGTTTTTATCCCAACCTGCAAACAGAAACGAAACGCCAAATGGGCGGAGCCCACCAAACTGCGTGTAGCCTTGTTTGGTGTCACACAGAGATTGGACTAGTTGTTCAACAGGCATTGGCTCTTGGTAAGCAAATGTGTAGCGCTGTGCTTGGACCCTGGCTGTGTTGATCAAGATGTTGGCATCAGACATTATCCCAGCCACTGCACATGCGACATGATCATCAATCTTGTACATCTTCTCTGTTGATGTAGAGGTCTGAAGAAGCTTGGAAGTCACCTTCTTTTCACCTACCAACACAACTCCATCTCTCGACAATATCCCAATTGCGGTCCCTGCGTTTCCAATGGCCTCCATAGCATACTCAACTTGGTAGAGACGACCTTCAGGAGAGAAGATCGTCGTGCGGCTGTCATACCTTCGAGACATTTGATATCAAACTGAAGTATGTAAAACAATGAAACTGATTAAATACCAGCTCATAAGAAGTATCAATGGCAATTATCAAAGTTTATTTAAGAACATGGAATTACAAATGAAATTTCAGGAATTAAACGAGTCAGGAATGCATCCAATAAACATGTCAATCTTCAGAAATAGTATCTATAGAAACAATGAAAACGTATTCGAACAAATTGAAATGGCTCTTCGAATAAACCCTACAGtggaaaggaagaaaataatAGTTCTTGTAGCTTCAAGTTAATaaagttaaaataattaaaacagaacatatATCAGTAACATCACTTTTTCCAATGGTGTGCACTCAAATTTGGACTCAAAGGGGTAAACTTCTCACAAAGTAGTCAGATTTAGAAATGATATATAAAAGACTGAAATTCACTACAAGTTTTTGCGGCTGCATTTTGACTCTAGCCGCAAAGAGTTCCTGCTTGTTCCCAACAGCTGAATGAACATGAAGGTTCCAAACAAAATTGCATACATTTATACTACTGAAACTTTATGTCGCTAAAAGTTCAAAATGTGGTAATATTTCCACCCCTTTTTCTCTTTCCATGGACTGGGAATACAGTTAACATTGGTCAAAATTAAAGTATATTAACCCATATTTTAATAATTAGGTATGTGTCTGCAAATATTCTAACTTCCTAACAAACAGACGTAAATAACGATCTAGCATTGTCCACTTTCAAGTTACTATCTGCCGCAATCACTAATACTTGCAGTAAGAAAGTTACTATCCACTCTTTAAGACCATTGCTCAACTACAGGGGCAACAGTTCACGTACTATGTACCAGAGGCAAACAAGTTTTACAGCAGCAGAAAAATCACACTAATTTCCACATTCAGTAAAGATATTGTAAGTTGTAACGTGACCCGTCAAAGAAAAAGGTTTAATTTTATACGGCATCAATACACATCTTGACACAATGGACAAGGCTACTGGGTCAATCATAAGCAGAGTTTAGGCGTAGACTACTTCTGAGCATAactagaaaaggaaaaaaatggaacTAGACCAAAACCAATAAACCTGATATTAACTTAATTTACGAGAAGATTCTACTTTAAACTTGAAACTATAAAAATTGATATCAGTATCCACTATCCAGGCTAAAACCCTAGACCTTAATTACAACCATAGCTTATTTCCAGTCTTTTCTGACTCTAATTTCCTTCCAAAACTATCGGGAATCAGTCAAAAATACTACAAGTCCTGTAGCAGTAGAAAACTCGTACTAATTTCCACATCCAATGAAGATACTGTAACTTAACCATTCAAGGAAACAAATTGAGTTTTATTTAGCACCATCGACGAATCAGCAAGGCCGACAAGCCTACTGAATCAAGAACAAGCAACGTTTAAGCATTGACTACAAAGTCGAAAGGAAAGCATTGGAATTAGAATCACAACCAATAAACCGGATTTTCGCTAAACATACGAAAAGATTCTGCTTCAAAACCAAAATGATGAAGAATTGATCTCACTATCAAAGCTAAAGTGCCGAAATTCTCAGGAAAGATCAAAACACTATCAAAATATGACCTAGAAAAACCAGAGAATAACAAAAAGCTTCATCTTTTACCTTATTCAACTTCTAAAAAACTCACAAAAAGAACCCAGTAAAAATTGTCACTAATTCCTCCTAAACGCCGAGTAATCCGACGGATTGAAAACAAATAGACAGTACCCTGCTGTGGTTCTCTCTCTACAACCCCAGAAATTTAGCACGAATCTACCATGAAAAGAAATGCGTATGTAAATTCAAGACACAAAAATTCAGATATttcaaagagagaagagaagcgGACCTGATTGGGTAGATCTTGAGGAATAGAGAATCGGAGATAGTCTGAGAAGCACGAaatcggggagagagagagagagagagagagagagagtggtgaATCAACCATGGAAGGTGTTTGtatagtctctctctctctctctcttctcttgtcTTGCGCAAAAGGTTAGTGCACATCAATCAATCTGGGCCGTTGGTTTAAAGCACGACTTGGATCAGCCCAAATTTATACCCGACCCTTTATTTTCGACCCGTtatgtttagtatttttaaaGAGTCCCGTACCGTTTTCTTGATTTACAGATAGAAAGAATACGTTAGTATCGAATTTGCTAACCAcaaaattcaaacctaaaatctcGTACTTACAAGTAGATCCGATCACCAACTTTcggttatttattaaatttaacaTCGGGTGGAAGATAAGTAAACTATACTGTGCTTATAATGTTATCAGCAAAGCTGATGTGGTCCAAGGAAAGATACAAGTGCACTATAATATACACAAGGCACTGCCAAGAGCTACCTTAAATCTGTAAGGTTCTTAGGTTCTCTCAGATTCTATACAAGTATTTACTAATTACTTAGATTTAAATACAGCAATGTGCAGAACGACATCATATACTATGCGTTCTTGGTTGGTGAGAAATAATGAGCAATACTGGAACCCCGTTTTACTACATTATGCCGCTTGTGAGGCCGGAGCAAGGCACGAACTTCTTGTTGTATTTCCGGTGGCAGCTCATCGATGACAGAGGGGTCAATCTCATCGACATTGTAACTCCATGATGCTCCTGTTCTTTGTTCAATTTGAGATGAACCACCCACAATGGAAGCCCCAGCTTCTTCGAAAGGTCTTTCTTTTGGCAGCTCAGATTGATTACTATCCAAACTGCTATCATTTCTAGACTGGGAGCCTGCAATATAACTCAAGTTTAGCAAGAGAGGCAAGGACGAGTCTTAATATTTTCGATTTTAAAGCGAGACAGTGGCAGGACACAAATTTACCAACAGATAGCGGTGCTTTAACATCTTCAGTATTTTTAACACGTTCTGGCTTTTGTGGAGCGGAATATGGATCTTGATTCTTAAAGAATCTCAATATCGAAGATGTTCCCTGCCATACAGTATCATCATAAAGTTAAGCCAAATCTTCTACAAACCCAACTTCCCATATACGAGCACTTGATGGCTAAAAAACAGGAAGACGACTACTTTGTTGCAAAATATATTCATTCTTCTTCATCCTAGATTTTAGGTAGCATTCATGACATTATTGCAATGCCATagacaaaaatgaattaaagagaTGGTAAAAATGATTTAAGAACCTTGTCTTTCACTGCTTTTCTTTTCTGCTCCTGTCTATTGGAACTAGGCACGTTAAATGTAATAACACATGGTTCTTCCCCATAATTAATGTTCATCTGTCGACTTTGATTCATTTGTGAGCAGTGCTCGCTTCCTGCATGGATATCCTTAATTATACAgacagaaggaaaagaaaagcagTAGGTGGGATAACCAAGAGTTACATCCTGTGCAAGATACTACCTGAGGTCGACAAGGGTACAGATTCTTGGGTGAATTCATCTTGTATTTGATTTTCTGAAGAGCAACATGGATTCTGCAAATGAAAGAGTAAATCATGATTCTCATATTCCCGAGCAGAATCGTTTCATAGGAAATGATGACAAATAAACGACTAAGCATGCAATTAAATCATTGTAATTAGCATCGCACAGCATAGTATAATTATCAtataaaaatagtgaaaatACGAGAAGTGCTATTTTCCAGTGAAGTAATGCCATGGAAAGTAACTAAATTAAACACAACTGAGAAAGTGGGTAAAAAGAAAGTAAAGCAACTGTAGATTGGAAACTGAGGCCACAAGAGAAGAGTTATAATGGAGTCAATCTCATAGTCAGTTGAAGCACAGAGAATCTAAAGATGATATATTTCCGCCCATAAGACACAATTACTATTAAATCTCATAGTATATACATTCTGGTTGCTTAGATTTCAGGTGCACAATTAAACGTAAacctcaaaaaaaaataattgaaaaaccTGGTCATTCAACAAATCCTTTTTGTCTTCCAGTTGATCCGAACTAGGCACAGCATGCTTGATCGTGGTTTCTTCACCAGGGAACTCAATCTGTGGCTTAGTTACATTCACCTCTAGGTTGCTTTCTTTACCTAAATCCACAATTCGCTTCCATCAGAGTGATTAAGACTGATTTGAAACTATATTTAGTAATTACACACAAAGGACAACTAGGAGACTGGAAATACCTGCAGGTGACAGAGGATCAGCTTCTTCAAAAATGGTATCCTGTGTTTGCATTGTCGAAGAGCAAGACGTATGATTGCCATGAAAGTATTTCGTGATTGAAGCTGTTCCCTGCAAGATGACATATCCACATAGTAAATACGATGCTATAAAAAAATGGATTTCATTTGTCCAAATACTTCTTTTCTGATAGAATAGTTCACTTTCTTTAATATGCTAATATTCTGAAGCATCAACCAGCAGATAATGATCGCAAATGTTACAAGGCGTTTTGAGAAAAAAGAATCAATATCTAACGGTTCTTGTAAAGTTCTTTCGGGCATGCTGCAAATGACCATTTGGAAGTGTTTTAAGCGGTTGTAAATAGGGCAGAGAGACCTAGAAATCAAAGTGGAAAGGTAGAAACAATGGATGAACCATACACTATATACTAGGAACCAAGTTTGGTAAAACTTACAGATGGTATAGGAACAATTTTACTTGCTGAAACAGAAAGTGACGTTATTCCCCAttggttgttttgatttccttGTATTTTGGCTGTGTATGATCCCAAGTATTCTCGTAATGCAGCTTGAAATAGACTAAAAGCATCCTCTTGTATCTTGGCAGTCCCATACCTTAAGGGACAAGACTTCGAAGGAAACTTCTTATGTGAATCTGAATCACTTGCCTGAAGGGTAAATCATGGTCAGAACAAAgcaaaatggaaagaaaccatACCCAAAATTTAAGAGTATCTCCACTGGTAGGGGAAAATTTAATGGTAAAAAAGAGAAGGTTCGAATACAAAACAGATAGGTACCTTGTATGCAGTACCATGCATCATTAGTGTGTGAGCTATCCTTTTGTTCTGGTCCAAGTCTGATTGAAGACGttcactcaattcctcacaaAGTTGATTAAGCCAATGCTGAACCTGCAAAGAACCAAAAACCTGGTATGACGACCAATGAAGAGAATATATTATAGAAGCCCCTTTCATTCCATGTGTAACACAATGAGGAATTTCCCACATCCCCTTAATTTTGGTAAATATATGATTACTTGaaataaaactgaaattttGTTATGCTCGAATACCTATAAGTCACATTAGCCATTTCTGCATGCAATTTCTTGCGATTGTGTCATTTCAAATGAGACTATGAGAGAACCATAAGTCTGAAAAACTGTAAACCAGTGAGTGCAGAGTTCCAGTACAACAAAGAATGTGCGCAGCTGAATTAAATAGTGACATTCATGTAACTTCTCATGATGCTTATATTgaactaaaaattttcaatagaAGCAAGGAGACTTGGCATATTTACATTTCCCATTAGTTGAGTGACATTTACAAGATTAAATCCCATGATGGCCTAGTACGTGAGATCAAAATCATTCACCGCTAGTGCAAGCTACAAAGCGAATTTGTCTATTGGAGAGCATTACTTACAGAAGCAATCGTCTTCAAAGCCTGAGGTCCAGGAAATGTCTTCCCAGAACCATGGCTTTTCGGAAGAAGGCGCCCCTCAACTTCTTCCCCGCTGACCCCTCTAGCAATATTCCATAACCAGGTACTGTGATTCATGAATTATGTAGAGATCAGAAATGAGATCATGACAAGTTGTCATTCAAAGAAAATAATTCAATGATAGGTAGTCACCCGGTATTGATTCCATAGAGTTCTTGTAGTTTTGCCTCTGAAAACTGCAAAAGGTCACCAACAGTGTTAATACCCAGGTCACTTTGTAATGAACTCCCCAACTTTCCTCCAAGCTGCTTCCTGAAAACAAAGATTTCTTTACAACTATGCACTGTTTATTGGGAAATATAAAACTAAGAAACATATAATTAAATCtggttttattttgttcatgCTTCAAGCAATGTAGTTTTGCAATGCAGGTTGTAGTCACGTAATGGGCATATCATTTTGACACAAATCTTTTATTCCGGGTAGAACAATCTAAAACTCACATTTTCTTAATTGGCAAGGGATCTAGCAATCCTTTTACAGATGAGAACGGAACAATAGTTTGTTGCGCAGGTTTATTCATACCACTTGCAAGTTTAGCCAGCATCTGATAACAAATCACACATAGTTGATgacacaaaaatcaaaattcgtCATAAGGGTAAGTGTCCTTGACAACATGATAGTCcacaaaggaaaacaaaattagaaaatttgagACTAAGGACCACTTTGGTTTCTACCTTATTATGAGCAATGCCAGCTGAACAAGTAAATTCAGTCTCCTTCAACACTTGCAACCTGAGTTCTGCAACAATGAGTGCCCCACAAGCTAATAGTTTATCACGTCGATCAACACTGCTCCTGCAAAGCCATTTTTGCACATTTTCTTTGGCATCACTGCTGTCCTGAATGAACCCAATTTCAGTATTATAACAGATTTCTAATGCAAGATGAGCATATATAAAACTAGAGGATCGAATAATCCTGCTTTTGAATAAACAacgttaataataaaaattgagAAGCAAAATTAGGCCTACTAGAAATTTTCAGAAAGTACACCATTATCCCCAAGTTCATTACCTAAGCTAAAACTTCTATACTATACTAAATAGTCAAAAactgaataaaaataaacacaaactCCAACACAAAGGAATAAATGCAGTAAGAGACTCAAAAATGGTGTGTAAATGGATTTTAATCTGGGTATGTAAATGTTTAATATTACGTTGTTCTATTCTGCTTCATGGTGCATGTTAGAGAGAGAGCTAAGAggatggaaagaagaaagataatCAAGAATCCAAGATCCATGTAAAACGTTAATGTTCCCTGAACTATTGATATATCCTGCTACTCCAAACAcgcacaaataaaagaaaaagagaccAACTAAACATGTTCATCATGTTATCTCATAAGGGAATTGGAGACATATTATCTCTGCCAACTTATGCTATTTATGATAATTCAAATTGACACTACGCattaacattaaaaataaacataattcATTGACATGTGTTAAGTTTTAACTAACCTCGCTTTGAAGCCCCAAAACATGCGACTTGAGAGCTTCCTCTTCAATTACTTCCAAGCTCTCGGGAGGAGCTTCCGCTAACATGGTTTCTGCTGCATCAGTAAGATCAAGATACACTTCGTCAATTGATGCCCTCTCACATCGACCCTTCATTGCCAGAATAGAAACCACCTACACAAAATAAGTTCACTATAAGTACAATTCTCTTAGAGAGTCGCTAATGATAAGAAATCCATAAGACATTAATGTCTCTCAAACCATAGAGACCTCTGATCCCGCATTGCGGTATGTGCTCAGGTCAGCTTTACCACGAGCTACTGGGACTTGGACCAGCTGAATTTGTGGGCAAACTTGCTTCGACTCAGAACCTCGCATCGAACTGAAAATCATGCCTCAGTTGTAGACTTGACACAAAAAAAcctttttgtttataaaaaagGCA
This region includes:
- the LOC137728663 gene encoding proteasome subunit alpha type-4-like, which translates into the protein MSRRYDSRTTIFSPEGRLYQVEYAMEAIGNAGTAIGILSRDGVVLVGEKKVTSKLLQTSTSTEKMYKIDDHVACAVAGIMSDANILINTARVQAQRYTFAYQEPMPVEQLVQSLCDTKQGYTQFGGLRPFGVSFLFAGWDKNYGFQLYMSDPSGNYGGWKAAAIGANNQAAQSMLKQDYKDEITREEAVELALKVLSKTMDSTSLTSDKLELAEVFVLPSGKVKYQVCSPNALSKLLVKSGVTQPAAEAS
- the LOC137728661 gene encoding DNA polymerase eta, coding for MPVARPETSDSRVIAHVDMDCFYVQVEQRKQPDLRGLPTAVVQYNAWKGGALIAVSYEARKCGVKRSMRGSESKQVCPQIQLVQVPVARGKADLSTYRNAGSEVVSILAMKGRCERASIDEVYLDLTDAAETMLAEAPPESLEVIEEEALKSHVLGLQSEDSSDAKENVQKWLCRSSVDRRDKLLACGALIVAELRLQVLKETEFTCSAGIAHNKMLAKLASGMNKPAQQTIVPFSSVKGLLDPLPIKKMKQLGGKLGSSLQSDLGINTVGDLLQFSEAKLQELYGINTGTWLWNIARGVSGEEVEGRLLPKSHGSGKTFPGPQALKTIASVQHWLNQLCEELSERLQSDLDQNKRIAHTLMMHGTAYKASDSDSHKKFPSKSCPLRYGTAKIQEDAFSLFQAALREYLGSYTAKIQGNQNNQWGITSLSVSASKIVPIPSGTASITKYFHGNHTSCSSTMQTQDTIFEEADPLSPAGKESNLEVNVTKPQIEFPGEETTIKHAVPSSDQLEDKKDLLNDQNPCCSSENQIQDEFTQESVPLSTSGSEHCSQMNQSRQMNINYGEEPCVITFNVPSSNRQEQKRKAVKDKGTSSILRFFKNQDPYSAPQKPERVKNTEDVKAPLSVGSQSRNDSSLDSNQSELPKERPFEEAGASIVGGSSQIEQRTGASWSYNVDEIDPSVIDELPPEIQQEVRALLRPHKRHNVVKRGSSIAHYFSPTKNA